One window from the genome of Acanthochromis polyacanthus isolate Apoly-LR-REF ecotype Palm Island chromosome 21, KAUST_Apoly_ChrSc, whole genome shotgun sequence encodes:
- the aatka gene encoding uncharacterized protein aatka isoform X3 — protein MSVKIGDYGLSHSRYKDDYYITQDQIWVPLRWIAPELIDEVHGNLLVVDQTKSSNIWSLGVTVWELFELGSQPYRHYSDRQVLTYAVKEQQLKLPKSQLQFPLADRWYEVMQFCWLQPELRPSSEEVHLLVTYLCAKGSSEAEEDFEQRWNALRPNLLGSTSHTATSTALVLTPTPSSADAPSDQTQAVELASSASSSFPLLEHFSDSFHSDTGDDLLTVTETSHGLNFEYKWEQARAEQPYCSSSTSGPLGQGNPHYQDIYYSSKGSTSASCKADSLASSMSPSYYEPEHPGVVPVLSAHSPSVSSEYYIRIEEPVECNINLDDSIVDYSPGLEANNSRLSYESQTSSSMAHPSAYWSTADNIKSTAYDSDSSPTIQLTMEPLLRHTSTTSPVELGHSHNCLSTSHNDTVYCEQLTARKTHCQSCVSELETSPQSQSNLAHPEGRLENPRSLSHAVSSPSLGFCDPYLEANTGRDTVDESCHNMVGPLRKTLPIVNHVGVDLETDEGLLVGQRRIGEVEDDIFSEGEATNWISNHSSNNNSLSFDSRQTGSGNDTYLDLKYTPQSNTTEVWSLTKATTRTFHNSRSCGTLEGGGGGDSGCNAAHKSTELGSYIHLCRKTRDQATTQAERNITADNVQSIDSLNGSIMNTRGREGQKYEKQSLLNRERLHSEITPDESYIKSPSSFKEPQTGQAGALSEKQRSNMWEGVSAGIPVSRSDNCRNYAETSESSTALDSGLGVRDSSICLVELGDYSDDDDDDITDITSGIFADFNLDYADVEEEDLSPKKNLEGTPDSVDTINLSSSMASPCDQAFSPDPFNTPVLPKSLDSGYDTENNESPEFIFRELGDSLSCERSPRLGGEPELVMQVGLGQGICTSTGISDLQLKGLTDKNPYRDSAYFSDYDAENERSPQEEGSKFFAGSGNNYFSAEKLSSIGDDDSFKKQFNNNELLTNLKHIKSCVLVNLSEADSSSPHSFPTPGLSMLSPFPPQMGGCLTKESAPADDDLGLETEHSGDEPSSELSSSIGSSTVQEASENHEEGSRRADNYFPVQSLHSDSVITDCRDETPKENENTDGSTEEEELPEFNHVNEETEDRQTEAVRINEEEFEDIDAEECDSQDSLCEESNGPLDLSTSSSLLELCGENVRAPLEEAEDEDDSDDSESDEELRTYNIQDEDSEESEDDFTTVPVVVSDCSRAKHLRSLLKMPTLLTQSFCDELERKKKAVSFFDDVTVFLFDQESPTGELADYAFSTGVEPGEEEASGEKTSDHQPEPDPDAELEVQECEADCVFNQTDGNNSEEGGSYEWKDDLSFEPHPSLPDTIPEPASSPTSVSNSPEAPKPAAVALNRFMVSRFSITHVSDPHMGSATGNSEDSPKD, from the exons ATGTCAGTTAAGATCGGAGACTATGGGCTTTCTCACAGCCGATACAAG GATGACTATTATATAACACAAGACCAGATTTGGGTGCCTCTGCGCTGGATCGCACCTGAGCTCATAGATGAGGTCCATGGAAACCTGCTGGTCGTCGACCAAACCAAAAGCAGTAACATTTG GTCACTGGGGGTGACTGTGTGGGAGCTCTTTGAGCTGGGAAGCCAGCCGTACAGACACTACTCTGACAGACAAGTGTTGACATATGCTGTGAAGGAACAGCAGCTTAAACTACCCAAGTCCCAGCTCCAGTTCCCCCTGGCTGACCGCTG GTATGAGGTAATGCAGTTCTGCTGGCTGCAGCCAGAGCTCAGACCGAGCAGTGAGGAAGTTCACCTTCTTGTCACATACTTGTGTGCCAAAGGGTCCAGTGAAGCCGAGGAAGACTTTGAACAACGTTGGAATGCTTTGAGACCCAACTTGCTTGGCAGCACCTCCCACACAGCCACATCCACAGCCCTGGTTCTGACCCCTACACCTTCTTCAGCTGATGCCCCCAGTGACCAAACTCAGGCAGTGGAGCTGGCCTCCTCTGCCTCATCCTCCTTCCCTCTCCTGGAGCACTTCTCTGACAGCTTCCATTCTGACACGGGGGATGACCTGCTGACTGTCACAGAGACCAGCCATGGCCTCAACTTTGAGTACAAGTGGGAGCAGGCCCGAGCTGAGCAGCCATACTGCTCCTCCTCAACCAGTGGGCCACTGGGCCAAGGGAACCCCCACTACCAGGACATTTACTATTCGAGCAAAGGGAGCACCTCAGCAAGCTGCAAGGCTGACAGCCTGGCCTCAAGCATGTCCCCATCCTATTATGAACCTGAACACCCTGGTGTCGTCCCAGTGTTAAGTGCCCACAGCCCCTCGGTTAGTAGTGAGTATTACATTCGCATAGAGGAACCAGTCGAGTGTAACATTAATCTGGATGACAGCATTGTGGACTACAGCCCAGGGCTGGAGGCCAACAACAGCAGATTATCCTATGAGAGTCAAACTAGTTCATCCATGGCACATCCCAGTGCTTACTGGTCAACTGCTGACAACATCAAGTCCACTGCCTATGACTCTGATTCTAGTCCCACTATCCAACTAACCATGGAGCCACTGCTGAGACACACATCCACCACCAGCCCTGTAGAATTAGGCCACTCCCACAACTGTCTCTCAACCAGTCACAATGACACAGTCTACTGTGAACAGTTAACAGCACGCAAGACACACTGCCAGTCCTGTGTGTCTGAGCTGGAAACGTCACCACAGTCCCAGTCAAATCTTGCCCATCCCGAGGGGCGGCTAGAAAACCCACGCAGTTTGTCGCATGCAGTCAGCAGCCCCAGCTTAGGGTTCTGCGATCCCTACCTTGAAGCGAACACAGGTCGTGACACGGTTGATGAAAGTTGCCATAACATGGTAGGTCCCCTGAGAAAAACACTACCCATTGTCAACCACGTTGGCGTTGATTTAGAAACAGATGAAGGCCTGCTTGTGGGTCAGCGGAGAATTGGAGAAGTAGAGGATGACATTTTCTCTGAGGGAGAGGCCACCAACTGGATCTCAAACCACTCATCAAACAATAATAGCCTGAGCTTTGACAGCCGGCAGACAGGCAGCGGAAATGACACCTATCTGGATCTTAAATATACTCCTCAGTCCAACACAACTGAAGTATGGTCCTTAACCAAAGCCACTACCAGAACCTTCCACAACTCCAGGTCTTGTGGCACattggagggaggaggaggaggggactCTGGTTGTAATGCTGCTCACAAATCTACGGAATTAGGCTCTTACATTCACTTATGTCGCAAAACAAGAGATCAGGCAACTACTCAAGCAGAAAGGAACATAACTGCAGATAATGTGCAAAGTATTGATTCTCTCAACGGCTCAATTATGAATACCAGAGGCAGAGAGGgccaaaaatatgaaaagcaaTCTCTGCTTAATCGAGAGAGATTGCATTCTGAGATAACACCTGACGAAAGCTATATAAAATCCCCATCTTCATTCAAGGAGCCTCAGACGGGTCAAGCAGGAGCCttgtcagaaaaacaaagaagtaACATGTGGGAGGGGGTTTCAGCAGGAATACCTGTAAGTCGGAGTGACAACTGCCGAAACTATGCAGAGACATCGGAGAGCAGTACAGCCTTAGATAGCGGATTAGGGGTTCGTGACTCCAGTATTTGCCTTGTTGAGCTCGGTGACTACAGTGATGACGATGACGATGACATCACAGATATTACGTCAGGGATCTTTGCTGACTTCAACCTTGACTATGCCGATGTAGAGGAGGAAGATCTGAGTCCAAAGAAGAATCTAGAGGGAACTCCTGACTCTGTGGACACCATTAATCTGTCATCATCAATGGCAAGCCCCTGTGACCAGGCCTTCAGTCCCGATCCCTTCAACACCCCCGTCCTGCCCAAATCCCTGGATAGTGGCtatgacacagaaaacaacgAGTCTCCAGAGTTTATCTTCAGAGAGCTTGGTGATTCCCTGAGTTGTGAGAGGAGCCCAAGGCTGGGCGGAGAACCTGAACTTGTTATGCAGGTGGGTTTAGGGCAAGGGATCTGTACTTCCACAGGCATTTCAGATCTGCAGTTAAAGGGCCTAACTGATAAGAACCCATATAGGGATTCAGCCTATTTCTCTGACTATGATGCTGAAAATGAGAGGAGTCCTCAAGAGGAAGGCAGTAAGTTCTTTGCAGGTTCAGGTAACAATTACTTCTCTGCTGAGAAATTGAGCTCCATAGGAGACGATGATTCTTTCAAAAAGCAATTCAACAATAATGAACTTTTAACAAATCTAAAGCACATCAAAAGTTGTGTTTTGGTGAATCTCTCAGAAGCTGATTCAAGTTCACCCCATTCTTTTCCCACCCCTGGATTATCCATGCTGTCACCGTTTCCACCGCAGATGGGCGGCTGCCTGACCAAAGAGTCTGCCCCTGCAGATGATGATCTCGGGTTGGAGACAGAGCACTCAGGAGATGAGCCTTCCTCAGAGCTCAGTTCCTCCATTGGGTCCTCTACTGTCCAAGAGGCATCAGAAAACCATGAGGAGGGAAGCAGGAGAGCAGATAACTACTTCCCAGTCCAGTCACTGCATTCTGACTCCGTCATAACCGACTGTAGAGATGAGACCcccaaagaaaatgaaaacactgatggatctacagaggaggaggagctgcctGAATTCAACCATGTCAATGAGGAAAccgaggacagacagacagaggctgTGAGAATAAACGAGGAGGAATTCGAAGACATAGATGCAGAGGAATGTGACTCACAGGACAGTTTATGTGAAGAATCCAATGGTCCTCTTGACTTGTCCACTTCCTCATCATTGCTGGAGCTGTGCGGAGAAAATGTTCGAGCTCCGCTGGAGGAGGCGGAAGATGAAGATGACTCAGATGACAGTGAGTCTGATGAAGAGTTGAGGACCTACAACATCCAAGATGAAGACAGTGAGGAGAGTGAAGATGATTTCACCACAGTGCCAGTGGTGGTAAGTGACTGCAGCAGAGCTAAACACCTACGCAGTCTCCTGAAGATGCCCACCCTGCTCACCCAGTCCTTCTGTGATGAGttggagaggaagaaaaaagctGTGTCCTTTTTCGATGATGTTACAGTGTTCCTTTTTGACCAG GAGAGCCCCACAGGAGAGTTGGCTGACTATGCCTTCTCAACAGGAGTAGAACCTGGTGAGGAGGAAGCTTCAGGGGAAAAAACTTCTGACCACCAGCCTGAGCCAGACCCTGATGCTGAACTTGAAGTTCAAGAATGTGAAGCAGATTGTGTCTTTAATCAAACAGACGGAAACAATTCGGAAGAAG GTGGAAGTTATGAATGGAAAGATGATCTCTCCTTTGAACCCCATCCATCCTTACCTGACACCATCCCTGAGCCTGCGTCCTCACCCACGTCTGTCTCCAACAGTCCTGAGGCTCCTAAACCTGCCGCTGTAGCACTGAACCGTTTTATGGTCTCACGATTCTCTATCACACATGTGTCCGATCCACACATGGGCTCAGCCACAG GGAACAGTGAAGATAGTCCAAAAGATTGA